A window of the Eulemur rufifrons isolate Redbay chromosome 6, OSU_ERuf_1, whole genome shotgun sequence genome harbors these coding sequences:
- the HYOU1 gene encoding hypoxia up-regulated protein 1 isoform X2 — translation MAATVRRQRPRRLACWAVIAVLLADLLALSDTLAVMSVDLGSESMKVAIVKPGVPMEIVLNKESRRKTPVTVTLKENERFFGDSAAGMAIKNPKATLRYFQHLLGKQADNPHVALYRARFPEHELSFDPQRQTVHFQISSQMQFSAEEVLGMVLNYSRSLAEDFAEQPIKDAVITVPAFFNQAERRAVLQAARMAGLKVLQLINDNTATALSYGVFRRKDINTTAQNIMFYDMGSGSTVCTIVTYQTVKTKEAGMQPQLQIRGVGFDRTLGGLEMELRLREHLAGLFNEQRKDQRAKDVRENPRAMAKLLREANRLKTILSANADHMAQIEGLMDDVDFKAKVTRVEFEELCADLFERVPGPVQQALQSAEMSLDEIEQVILVGGATRVPKVQEVLLKAVGKEELGKNINADEAAAMGAVYQAAALSKAFKVKPFVVRDAVVYPILVEFTREVEEPEGVRSLKHNKRVLFSRMGPYPQRKVITFNRYSHDFNFHINYGDLGFLGPEDLRVFGSQNLTTVKLKGVGESFKKHPDYESKGIKAHFNLDESGVLSLDRVESVFETLVEDSPEEESTLTKLGNTISSLFGGGTTPEAKENGTDTVQEEEESPAEGSKDEPAEQVELKEEGEAPVKDTSQPPPPEPKGDTAPEGEKAPEEENGDKAEAQKPSENGAAGPEGVPPAPEEEKKQKPARKQRMVEEISVELVVLDLPDLPEDELAVSVQKLQDLTHRDLEKQEREKAANSLEAFIFETQDKLYQPEYQEVSTKEQREEISGKLSATSTWLEDEGFGATTAMLKEKLSELKKLCQGLFFRMEERKKWPERLSALDNLLNHSSMFLKGARLIPEMDQIFTEVEMTTLEKVINETWAWKNATVAEQAKLPATEKPVLLSKDIEAKMMALDREVQYLLNKAKFAKPRPRPKDKNGTRAEPPLNASASDQGEKVIPPAGQTEDAKPISEPEKAETRSEPVDTEPLELGGPGAEPEQKEQPAGQKRPSKNDEL, via the exons ATGGCAGCCacagtcaggaggcagaggccgAGGAGGCTAGCCTGTTGGGCCGTGATAGCTGTGCTCTTGGCAGACCTGCTGGCACTGAGTG ACACGCTGGCAGTGATGTCTGTGGACCTGGGCAGTGAATCCATGAAGGTGGCCATCGTCAAGCCTGGAGTGCCCATGGAAATTGTCTTGAACAA GGAATCCCGGAGGAAAACCCCAGTGACTGTGAccctcaaagaaaatgaaagattctTTGGAGACAGTGCAGCGGGCATG GCCATCAAGAATCCAAAGGCTACGCTACGTTACTTCCAGCACCTCCTGGGGAAACAGGCAGATAACCCCCACGTGGCCCTTTACCGGGCCCGTTTCCCGGAGCATGAGCTAAGCTTTGACCCACAGAGGCAGACTGTGCACTTCCAGATCAGCTC GCAGATGCAGTTCTCAGCAGAGGAGGTGCTAGGCATGGTTCTCAATTACTCCCGGTCCCTGGCTGAAGATTTTGCAG AACAGCCCATCAAGGATGCAGTGATCACCGTGCCAGCCTTCTTTAACCAGGCTGAGCGCCGGGCTGTGCTGCAGGCTGCTCGCATGGCTGGCCTCAAAGTGCTGCAGCTCATCAATGATAACACTGCCACCGCCCTCAGCTATGGTGTCTTCCGCCGGAAAGATATCAACACCACTGCCCAG AATATCATGTTCTATGACATGGGCTCAGGCAGCACCGTGTGTACCATCGTGACCTACCAGACCGTGAAGACTAAGGAAGCTGGGATGCAGCCACAGCTGCAGATCCGGGGAGTGGG GTTTGACCGCACCCTGGGAGGCCTAGAGATGGAGCTCCGGCTACGTGAGCACCTGGCTGGGCTTTTCAATGAGCAGCGCAAGGACCAGAGGGCAAAGGACGTGCGGGAGAACCCTCGTGCGATGGCCAAGCTGCTGCGTGAGGCCAATCGGCTCAAAACCATCCTGAGTGCCAACGCCGACCACATGGCACAG ATTGAGGGCCTGATGGACGACGTAGACTTCAAGGCAAAAGTGACTCGAGTGGAATTCGAGGAGTTGTGTGCAGACTTGTTTGAGCGGGTGCCTGGGCCGGTGCAGCAGGCCCTCCAGAGTGCCGAAATGAGTTTg GATGAGATTGAGCAGGTGATCCTGGTAGGTGGGGCCACTCGAGTCCCCAAAGTTCAGGAGGTGCTGCTGAAGGCCGTGGGCAA GGAGGAGCTAGGGAAGAACATCAACGCAGATGAAGCAGCCGCCATGGGGGCTGTATACCAGGCAGCTGCACTCAGCAAAGCCTTCAAGGTGAAGCCCTTTGTAGTCCGCGATGCAGTGGTCTACCCCATCCTG GTGGAGTTCACACGGGAGGTGGAGGAGCCTGAAGGGGTTCGCAGCCTGAAGCACAATAAACGTGTCCTCTTCTCCCGGATGGGGCCCTACCCTCAACGCAAAGTCATCACCTTTAACCGCTATAGCCATGATTTCAACTTCCACATCAACTATGGTGACCTGGGCTTCCTGGGGCCTGAGGATCTTCG GGTATTTGGCTCCCAAAATCTGACCACAGTGAAGCTAAAAGGTGTGGGTGAGAGCTTCAAGAAACATCCTGACTATGAGTCCAAGGGCATCAAGGCTCACTTCAACCTGGATGAGAGTGGTGTGCTCAGTCTAGACAGG GTGGAGTCTGTATTTGAGACACTGGTGGAGGACAGCCCAGAAGAGGAATCGACCCTTACCA AACTTGGCAACACCATTTCCAGCCTCTTTGGAGGTGGTACCACACCAGAGGCCAAAGAGAACGGCACTGATACTGTCCAG gaggaggaagagagcccTGCAGAGGGGAGCAAGGACGAGCCTGCGGAGCAAGTGGAGCTCAAGGAGGAAGGCGAGGCCCCAGTGAAGGATACctctcagcccccaccccctgaGCCTAAGGGGGACACGGCCCCTGAGGGAGAAAAGGccccagaagaagaaaatggggACAAGGCTGAGGCCCAG AAGCCAAGTGAGAATGGGGCAGCAGGGCCTGAGGGcgtccctccagccccagaggaagaaaagaagcagaaGCCTGCCAGGAAGCAGAGAATGGTGGAGGAGATCAGCGTGGAGCTGGTGGTTCTGGACCTGCCTGACCTGCCGGAGGATGAGCTGGCTGTCTCGGTGCAGAA ACTTCAGGACCTGACACACCGAGACCTGGAGAAGCAGGAACGGGAGAAAGCTGCCAACAGCTTGGAAGCGTTCATCTTTGAGACCCAG GACAAGCTCTACCAGCCCGAGTACCAGGAAGTGTCCACCAAGGAACAGCGCGAGGAGATCTCTGGGAAACTCAGTGCCACGTCCACCTGGCTGGAGGATGAGGGTTTTGGGGCCACCACGGCG ATGTTGAAGGAGAAGCTGAGCGAGCTGAAGAAGCTGTGCCAGGGGCTGTTTTTTCGGATGGAAGAGCGCAAGAAGTGGCCCGAAAGGCTGTCTGCCCTCGATAATCTCCTCAACCATTCCAGCATGTTCCTCAA GGGGGCACGGCTCATCCCAGAGATGGACCAGATCTTCACTGAGGTGGAGATGACAACGCTGGAGAAAGTCATCAATGAGACCTGG GCCTGGAAGAATGCGACTGTGGCTGAGCAGGCCAAGCTTCCCGCCACAGAGAAGCCCGTGTTGCTCTCAAAAGACATTGAGGCCAAGATGATGGCCCTGGACCGGGAGGTGCAGTATCTGCTCAATAAGGCCAAGTTTGCTAAGCCCCGGCCTAGGCCCAAGGACAAGAATGGGACCCGGGCAGAGCCTCCCCTCAATGCCAGTGCCAGTGACCAAGGGGAGAAGGTCATCCCGCCAGCAG GCCAGACTGAAGATGCAAAGCCCATTTCAGAACCCGAGAAAGCAGAGACGC GGTCTGAACCAGTGGACACTGAGCCTCTGGAGCTAGGCGGTCCCGGAGCag AACCTGAACAGAAAGAGCAGCCGGCAGGACAGAAGCGGCCTTCGAAGAACGATGAACTATAA
- the HYOU1 gene encoding hypoxia up-regulated protein 1 isoform X1 — MAATVRRQRPRRLACWAVIAVLLADLLALSDTLAVMSVDLGSESMKVAIVKPGVPMEIVLNKESRRKTPVTVTLKENERFFGDSAAGMAIKNPKATLRYFQHLLGKQADNPHVALYRARFPEHELSFDPQRQTVHFQISSQMQFSAEEVLGMVLNYSRSLAEDFAEQPIKDAVITVPAFFNQAERRAVLQAARMAGLKVLQLINDNTATALSYGVFRRKDINTTAQNIMFYDMGSGSTVCTIVTYQTVKTKEAGMQPQLQIRGVGFDRTLGGLEMELRLREHLAGLFNEQRKDQRAKDVRENPRAMAKLLREANRLKTILSANADHMAQIEGLMDDVDFKAKVTRVEFEELCADLFERVPGPVQQALQSAEMSLDEIEQVILVGGATRVPKVQEVLLKAVGKEELGKNINADEAAAMGAVYQAAALSKAFKVKPFVVRDAVVYPILVEFTREVEEPEGVRSLKHNKRVLFSRMGPYPQRKVITFNRYSHDFNFHINYGDLGFLGPEDLRVFGSQNLTTVKLKGVGESFKKHPDYESKGIKAHFNLDESGVLSLDRVESVFETLVEDSPEEESTLTKLGNTISSLFGGGTTPEAKENGTDTVQEEEESPAEGSKDEPAEQVELKEEGEAPVKDTSQPPPPEPKGDTAPEGEKAPEEENGDKAEAQKPSENGAAGPEGVPPAPEEEKKQKPARKQRMVEEISVELVVLDLPDLPEDELAVSVQKLQDLTHRDLEKQEREKAANSLEAFIFETQDKLYQPEYQEVSTKEQREEISGKLSATSTWLEDEGFGATTAMLKEKLSELKKLCQGLFFRMEERKKWPERLSALDNLLNHSSMFLKGARLIPEMDQIFTEVEMTTLEKVINETWAWKNATVAEQAKLPATEKPVLLSKDIEAKMMALDREVQYLLNKAKFAKPRPRPKDKNGTRAEPPLNASASDQGEKVIPPAGQTEDAKPISEPEKAETPGSEPVDTEPLELGGPGAEPEQKEQPAGQKRPSKNDEL; from the exons ATGGCAGCCacagtcaggaggcagaggccgAGGAGGCTAGCCTGTTGGGCCGTGATAGCTGTGCTCTTGGCAGACCTGCTGGCACTGAGTG ACACGCTGGCAGTGATGTCTGTGGACCTGGGCAGTGAATCCATGAAGGTGGCCATCGTCAAGCCTGGAGTGCCCATGGAAATTGTCTTGAACAA GGAATCCCGGAGGAAAACCCCAGTGACTGTGAccctcaaagaaaatgaaagattctTTGGAGACAGTGCAGCGGGCATG GCCATCAAGAATCCAAAGGCTACGCTACGTTACTTCCAGCACCTCCTGGGGAAACAGGCAGATAACCCCCACGTGGCCCTTTACCGGGCCCGTTTCCCGGAGCATGAGCTAAGCTTTGACCCACAGAGGCAGACTGTGCACTTCCAGATCAGCTC GCAGATGCAGTTCTCAGCAGAGGAGGTGCTAGGCATGGTTCTCAATTACTCCCGGTCCCTGGCTGAAGATTTTGCAG AACAGCCCATCAAGGATGCAGTGATCACCGTGCCAGCCTTCTTTAACCAGGCTGAGCGCCGGGCTGTGCTGCAGGCTGCTCGCATGGCTGGCCTCAAAGTGCTGCAGCTCATCAATGATAACACTGCCACCGCCCTCAGCTATGGTGTCTTCCGCCGGAAAGATATCAACACCACTGCCCAG AATATCATGTTCTATGACATGGGCTCAGGCAGCACCGTGTGTACCATCGTGACCTACCAGACCGTGAAGACTAAGGAAGCTGGGATGCAGCCACAGCTGCAGATCCGGGGAGTGGG GTTTGACCGCACCCTGGGAGGCCTAGAGATGGAGCTCCGGCTACGTGAGCACCTGGCTGGGCTTTTCAATGAGCAGCGCAAGGACCAGAGGGCAAAGGACGTGCGGGAGAACCCTCGTGCGATGGCCAAGCTGCTGCGTGAGGCCAATCGGCTCAAAACCATCCTGAGTGCCAACGCCGACCACATGGCACAG ATTGAGGGCCTGATGGACGACGTAGACTTCAAGGCAAAAGTGACTCGAGTGGAATTCGAGGAGTTGTGTGCAGACTTGTTTGAGCGGGTGCCTGGGCCGGTGCAGCAGGCCCTCCAGAGTGCCGAAATGAGTTTg GATGAGATTGAGCAGGTGATCCTGGTAGGTGGGGCCACTCGAGTCCCCAAAGTTCAGGAGGTGCTGCTGAAGGCCGTGGGCAA GGAGGAGCTAGGGAAGAACATCAACGCAGATGAAGCAGCCGCCATGGGGGCTGTATACCAGGCAGCTGCACTCAGCAAAGCCTTCAAGGTGAAGCCCTTTGTAGTCCGCGATGCAGTGGTCTACCCCATCCTG GTGGAGTTCACACGGGAGGTGGAGGAGCCTGAAGGGGTTCGCAGCCTGAAGCACAATAAACGTGTCCTCTTCTCCCGGATGGGGCCCTACCCTCAACGCAAAGTCATCACCTTTAACCGCTATAGCCATGATTTCAACTTCCACATCAACTATGGTGACCTGGGCTTCCTGGGGCCTGAGGATCTTCG GGTATTTGGCTCCCAAAATCTGACCACAGTGAAGCTAAAAGGTGTGGGTGAGAGCTTCAAGAAACATCCTGACTATGAGTCCAAGGGCATCAAGGCTCACTTCAACCTGGATGAGAGTGGTGTGCTCAGTCTAGACAGG GTGGAGTCTGTATTTGAGACACTGGTGGAGGACAGCCCAGAAGAGGAATCGACCCTTACCA AACTTGGCAACACCATTTCCAGCCTCTTTGGAGGTGGTACCACACCAGAGGCCAAAGAGAACGGCACTGATACTGTCCAG gaggaggaagagagcccTGCAGAGGGGAGCAAGGACGAGCCTGCGGAGCAAGTGGAGCTCAAGGAGGAAGGCGAGGCCCCAGTGAAGGATACctctcagcccccaccccctgaGCCTAAGGGGGACACGGCCCCTGAGGGAGAAAAGGccccagaagaagaaaatggggACAAGGCTGAGGCCCAG AAGCCAAGTGAGAATGGGGCAGCAGGGCCTGAGGGcgtccctccagccccagaggaagaaaagaagcagaaGCCTGCCAGGAAGCAGAGAATGGTGGAGGAGATCAGCGTGGAGCTGGTGGTTCTGGACCTGCCTGACCTGCCGGAGGATGAGCTGGCTGTCTCGGTGCAGAA ACTTCAGGACCTGACACACCGAGACCTGGAGAAGCAGGAACGGGAGAAAGCTGCCAACAGCTTGGAAGCGTTCATCTTTGAGACCCAG GACAAGCTCTACCAGCCCGAGTACCAGGAAGTGTCCACCAAGGAACAGCGCGAGGAGATCTCTGGGAAACTCAGTGCCACGTCCACCTGGCTGGAGGATGAGGGTTTTGGGGCCACCACGGCG ATGTTGAAGGAGAAGCTGAGCGAGCTGAAGAAGCTGTGCCAGGGGCTGTTTTTTCGGATGGAAGAGCGCAAGAAGTGGCCCGAAAGGCTGTCTGCCCTCGATAATCTCCTCAACCATTCCAGCATGTTCCTCAA GGGGGCACGGCTCATCCCAGAGATGGACCAGATCTTCACTGAGGTGGAGATGACAACGCTGGAGAAAGTCATCAATGAGACCTGG GCCTGGAAGAATGCGACTGTGGCTGAGCAGGCCAAGCTTCCCGCCACAGAGAAGCCCGTGTTGCTCTCAAAAGACATTGAGGCCAAGATGATGGCCCTGGACCGGGAGGTGCAGTATCTGCTCAATAAGGCCAAGTTTGCTAAGCCCCGGCCTAGGCCCAAGGACAAGAATGGGACCCGGGCAGAGCCTCCCCTCAATGCCAGTGCCAGTGACCAAGGGGAGAAGGTCATCCCGCCAGCAG GCCAGACTGAAGATGCAAAGCCCATTTCAGAACCCGAGAAAGCAGAGACGC CAGGGTCTGAACCAGTGGACACTGAGCCTCTGGAGCTAGGCGGTCCCGGAGCag AACCTGAACAGAAAGAGCAGCCGGCAGGACAGAAGCGGCCTTCGAAGAACGATGAACTATAA